The Flaviramulus sp. BrNp1-15 genome includes the window TAAATCATGAAACAAACTAAAAAACGCATCCATTTTTTGGATGCGTTTTTAATACAGTATATAGAATGAAAGTTATATAAATTCCCCTTTTTCGTTAGTTTTAACAGTCATGATTTCATCTTCATTTTTAAGTTTTACTTTATATACTTGTTTTAAATGATCTTCATCACAATGGAATTTAATAAGGTATACATCTTCAATAATTCCCCAATTTGGAAAACGTTTTGTTATAGCTTGTGTTACAACTAATGGTAATTTTATATTATTATATTTTTCAATAGTTCTTACAATTTTTCCATCTATATCATAAGCAGCTACAATTTTTCCTTCAGGAATATAAAATGATACACTATAAGTATCATTTTTGTCAACATATAGTTCAGCTAATTCTGAGCTATCGTAGTTTATTACTTTTTCTTCTAATCGTTTTACTGCAATAGGAGTAGATAAAGAATCAACTGCATTTAGGTATTTGTAATTAATAGATATAACTGTTTCTTCCAGTTCTTCTGTTTCAATATTTTGCGAATAGACTTGGGTGGTTAATCCAAAAATTAATAAACCTAAAATTAGTTTTTTCATGGTGTTGATGGTTTTATTTTTTAAACAATTTAAAATTAACTATGCATGCATAATAAAACAATGATAAATATCATAAAATGAGTTTATTACAATATATTTTCATGCTTTTTTTTATAACTATTTGATTATCAATTACTATGCATGCATAATAATTTACTATATTTGAGAAAAAGTAATTATGATCACAAAACTTCTAAATATAAAATATCCGATAATTCAAGCTCCTATGTTTTTGGTTTCAAATGTAGCTATGGTTAAGGAAGCTATGAATGGTGGAATTGCAGGTTGTATACCTGCATTAAATTATAGAACACTAGATGAATTAAGAGTTGCGTTAAAAGAATTGAAAGCTGCAAAACCTGAAGGTGGCTCTTTTGGTTTCAACTTAATTGTAAATAAATCTAATGTAAAGTATAAAGGACAATTAGAAGTGATTTGTGAGGAAGGTTGTGATTTTATAATTACATCTTTAGGAAGTCCTGAAGAAACCATTAAACAAGCTCATAAAGCTGGAATAAAAGTTTTTTGCGATGTAGTAGATTTAAAGTTTGCTAAAAAAGTAGAAGATTTAGGCGCCGATGCTATTATTGCTGTAAATAATGAAGCAGGTGGACATAGAGGAAATATTTCACCTGAACAATTAATAAAAGAATTGAGCTCAAATTGTAGAATACCTGTAATTTCTGCAGGAGGTGTTGGTTGTAAAGCAGATATTGATAAAATGATAAGTTATGGAGCCGATGGTGTATCAGTTGGAAGTCCGTTTATTGCATCAATTGAAGCAAATGTAACCGATGAGTACAAACAAGCTTGTGTTGATTATGGCTCTGAAGACATTGTAATGACAGAGCGTATTTCTGGAACACCATGTACTGTTATAAATACACCTTATGTTAAAAAAATAGGAACAAAGCAAACCTGGTTAGAATCTGTTTTAAATAAAAATAAAAAACTAAAAAAGTGGGTGAAAATGATTCGTTTTTCTATTGGTATGAATGCTACAAAAAATGCAGCTACCAAAGCTACTTATAAAACGGTTTGGGTTGCAGGACCAAGTATTGAGCACACAAAAGAAATTTTACCAACTAAGGAAATAATTAAACGTTTGGTTAGTTAGTGATATAAATCATTAAAAATAGTTGTTTTAATATCAGGCCATTCTTCTTTTAAAATGCCGTAACAACAAGTATTGCGTTTAAATCCGTCAAGCATAAGAATATCTTTTCGTAAAATACCTTCTAGTGTTGCTCCAATTTTTTCTATGGCTTTTCTAGAAGGTATATTGCGTTCATCTGCACGAAAAGCAACTTTATCAAATTTTAAAGTTTCAAACGCATATTCAAGCATTAAAAATTTCATGTTTTTATTTAATCCTGTACCTTGAAATTCTCTACCAATCCATGTAGAACCTATTTCTAAAACTTTATTTTTCCAATTTATATTCATGTACCGTGTACAACCAGCATGTGCATTTTTTTGTTTATCAAAAATTATAAAAGGTATAGCGGTTTTATGGTAGTAGTTGTCTACAGCTGTTTGTACATAATCTTTTAAATCTTCTGGTGTGTCAACTTTAGTTGGCGAATATTGCACTAATTTTTCTTGTTGCGCAATTTGGGTTAAATGCTTGTAATTGCTTAAATCTAATAGTGTAAGTTTTACACGATTATTCTCAAGGTTAGGAGCTGTCATATTAAACTAAGTTGTTTATTATTTTAGTATTTACTTCGTGTACTCCATCAAAATTAATAATAGTTACATCTTTACCAAATAATTCTTTAGCTCGGGTGTTTTCATATTCTAAACGTTCTTTAGTAATGTATTCATCTTTATCACCATAAATTAAAGATACTTTGGCTTTTAAAAATTTAAAATCATCTGATTTTAATTCTTTTGGTATACCTCCAGAATGTAAAACCAATTGCGAACATTGCATTTGCTTTTTTGCTACAAAACGAGATGCTACACTTACACCCTGAAAATACCCAAAAACAATAAGATTTACATCTTCAGGAATGTTTTCAGCGTTTAAAATAGCATTAAAATATTCTAATATATTTTTTATTTCAGTTTTTGTGTTTTCTCTTGTAAGCCAACTTGCGCCAACATGTTTAAAATCTTTTCCTTGGTAATAGGTGTTTGGAGCTTGTGGTGCAATTATATAGTTTTCATCTGTATTCAATCCTTTAAAATATTGTATAAAATATCGACTTAAATAGCCCATACCATGACATACAAACCATACATTTTTTGTTTTTTTTGTGAGAGAATTTAGTGTGTTATAGGGTTTTATAGAAGTATAGGATATTTCTTTTTCGGCAGAATTCATTTTAGGGTTTCGTTTTGTATTTTTACACCACTAAAATACTTTAATTTGATGAACTTAACTAAAGCTGAAATATTAGAAAAAGCTAATAATTCTTTCAAAAACACCTTAATGGAAACCTTAAATATTGAGATGGTTGATTATGGTGATGATTTTTTGGTTGCCAGAATGCCAGTAAACTCAAGGGTTTACCAACCAGATGGTGTTTTACACGGTGGAGCTACAGCTGCTTTAGCAGAAAGTGTGGGTAGTTTTGCGTCTCATATTTTTATGGATACCGAGAAGCTTTTTGTTAGAGGTACAGAAATTACAGCTAATCATTTAAAAAGTGTTAGAGAAGGCTTTGTTTATGCCAGAGCTACATTTTTGCACAAAGGAAGAACAACACAATTATTAGATATTAGAGTGACAGATGAAGCAGATAATTTAATCTCTATTTGTAAATTATCTACCATATCATTACCTAAAAAATAAGAATGACTTCGGAAGATTTTTTTGAACGTATTAATCGTCAATACAACAATAATTTACCTTTTGTAATTTATAGAAAGCCCAACGATTCGAATGTAAATGGTTTGCTTCAAAGTAATGACAACTTATTTTTTGCTAATAATTTTACAGAAAAAGGCTTTGTGTTTTCTCCTTTTGATGAGTTAGAAAAAACAGTTTTAATTCCTAGTAAAGTTTCAGAAAGTTTGTGTGTTTCTAACGTCACGTCGAGCGCAGTCGAGACGTCACATTATGAGAATAATGTGGAAGACGAAGTACAAAAGCATCAGCACATAGAACTTGTAAATAAAGGTATTGAAGCTATTAAAAATGAAGCCTTTAAAAAAGTAGTTCTATCTAGACAAGAAACTGTAAATCTTTCAAGAACTAATCCAATATCAATTTTTAAAAACCTTCTATATAAATATAAATCTGCCTTTGTGTATTGTTGGTATCATCCTAAAGTAGGACTATGGTTAGGAGCAACACCAGAGACCTTAATAAAAATAGAAGGTAATCGATTTTCTATAATGGCATTGGCAGGAACGCAAGATTATAAAGGAACTTTAGATGTGGTTTGGAAAAACAAAGAAAAACAAGAGCAGCAATTTGTTACCGATTTTATAATAAACAACTTAAAACCCTCTGTAGAAAGTTATAAAGTTTCAGATTTAGAAACTGTAAAAGCCGGAAATTTAGTGCATCTAAAAACTATAATTTCGGCACAATTAAAGCCAAATATTAATTTACAAGAAGTTATTAGTGTTTTACATCCAACACCTGCTGTTTGTGGGTTACCAAAGGAATCTGCAAAAGAGTTCATTTTAAAACATGAAGAATACAATCGTGAATTTTATACAGGTTTTTTAGGTGAATTAAATTTTGAAAAAACTGTTGCACCCAGATCTGGAAGGCGAAATATTGAAAACAGAGCATATGCTGTTACAAAAAAAAGTACACAACTGTATGTTAATCTACGCTGTATGCAAATTAAAGATAAACAAGCTATTATTTATGTTGGTGGTGGCATTACAGAAAGCTCTAATGCAGAAAGTGAATGGCAAGAAACGGTTTCAAAATCTTTAGTGATTAAAAATGTTTTGTAATTCGAATAATAGTTAGCTATTTCTTATTTTTACGCTAAGATTAATGCGTACATGACATACCCAAAAATTCCGTTAGCACAAACCGTTGTTCAGCTTTGCAAAGCAAAAAACATAAAACATATTATAATTTCTCCAGGTAGCAGAAATGCACCTTTAACTATAGGATTTACAAACGATTCTTATTTTAAGTGTTACAGTATTGTAGATGAGCGTGCTGCAGCGTTTTTCGCTTTAGGTATTGCTCAACAATTACAAGAGCCAACCGCTGTACTTTGTACTTCGGGTAGTGCACTTTTAAATTATTATCCGGCTGTTGCCGAGGCGTTTTATAGCAATATTCCATTGGTAATTTTATCGGCAGATAGACCCAAACATCTTATAGGAATAGGAGATGGGCAAACCATTCACCAAAAAAATGTTTTTGAAAATCATATTTTATTTTCAGCAAACTTGAAACTGGATTTAAAAGATGAAAAAAATGTTCCTGAGCAAGAAGAACTGCCTATTTTAAAGAATTTAGAGAATAAGTTTGAACGCTTACTAGGTTTACAAAAAGATATTCAAATTTATAATGAAGAGTCAATAAATTCAACAATAAACATTTCAATTTTAAAGAAAGGACCTGTACATATAAATATTCCTTTAGATGAACCGCTTTATGAAACTGTAGATAAATTGAGTGTATCTCCAAAGGCAATAGATGCAATTATTAAACCTTCAAAAATTGAAGATCATATTATACAATCCTGTTTAGAAGATTGGAATAATGCTACAAGAAAAATGATTTTAGTTGGGGTAAATAATCCAAACGAAATTGATAATAAATGGCTTGATGAACTTGCCGAAGATGACAGTGTAATTGTATTTACAGAAACAACTTCTAATCTTCATCACCCTAGTTTTTTTCCTAGTATAGACCAGATTATCGCACCTTTATCTTCAGATGAACAAAAACAATTACAACCTGATATACTAATCACCTTGGGTGGATTAATTGTTTCAAAAAAAATTAAACAATTACTAAGAAAATATAAACCCAAACAGCATTGGCATATAGATAGCAAAATGGCAAACGATACGTTTTTCTGTCTAAATAATCATATTGAAACTACTCCAAACCAGTTTTTTGAAGCTTTTTTACCAAAGGTGACACACTATGTTAAAAGCAATTATAAAACAATTTGGACAAACACTAAAAACACACGATTAAAAAAGCACAAAGACTATTTAGAGGTAATTCCGTATTCAGATTTTACAGTTTTTAATGAAATTTTAAAAGCTATACCCAATACTTATATTTTACAAGTAAGCAATAGTTCTGCAATTCGTTACACACAGTTATTTGAAATTAATAAATCGTTAGAAGTTTATTGTAATAGAGGAACAAGTGGTATTGATGGCAGTACATCTACAGCAGTTGGGTGTGCCGTAGCAAACACAAAACCTACTGTATTTATAACAGGAGATTTAAGTTTTTTATACGATAGCAATGCACTTTGGAATAACTATATTCCAAAAAGCTTCAGAGTTATTGTTGTGAATAATCAAGGAGGTGGTATTTTTAGAATTTTACCTGGACATAAAAACACTGAAAATTTCAATACTTACTTTGAAACTAATCACAATCATACAGCAGAACATTTATGTAACATGTATGGATTTAAGTACGAAAGTGTATCAAATAAAGAGGATTTGAAAGCGTCATTAAAATCATTTTATACTGAAGAAGATAAACCCAAATTATTAGAAATTTTTACACCTAAAAACATAAATGATGAAGTCCTTTTAAATTATTTTGAATTTATAAAGTAAATATGTGACTTGTAAATATTTACTGTGTCTAAAAAATAGTTATCTTTAGAACAGTTATCAATTTAAAATAATTTTCATTAACAATTAAACAGAAATCATTATGAGTAAAAGAGATGAGCTAATTGCAAAATATGCTTCCGATTTAAAAGACAAATGTGGTGTTAAACCAGACATGGATTTATTAACTAAAGTTACAATTGGTTGTGGTCCATCTATTTATAATGCAGATGCTGCAACAGTTTCAAGTTCAGATGAATCTGAGTTAGCTACTGTAAAAAAGAACTTCCTTATTAAAAAATTAGGTTTAAAAGATAGTTCAGATTTAGATAAAGCTATTGATTCTGTTATGGAAACATATGGTAAATCTAACCGTAATAAGTATAGAGCTGTTGTATATTATTTACTAACAAAGCACTTCAAAAAAGAGTCTGTTTACTAAAATAGAACTTAAACATAAAATAAAAAGCGTTACATTATTGTAGCGCTTTTTTTTGTCCTGAATTTATTTCAGGATATTTCCTTTTTAAAGATTTAGTTTTCATAATAATTATAATTTCCAACGAAGCAAACTTTTGTTAATATTGTTACCTTTGCTGCATGATAAAATTAGGAGAAATAAATACACTGGAAATACTTCGTGAAACAGATCATGGTGTATATTTAATTGATGATGAAGATAACGAAGTGTTGCTTCCCAATAGATATGTGCCAGAAAGCTTTAAAATTTGGGACAAGCTGGAGGTTTTTGTGTATTTAGATAATGAAGAACGCCCTGTTGCGACTACAGATATGCCTTATATAATGAAAGGCGATTTTGCATTATTACGTTGCAACCAAGTAACTGATTATGGCGCGTTTTTAGATTGGGGATTAGTTAAGGAATTATTTTGTCCGTTTAAAGAACAAGCTTTTAAAATGAAACCTGGCGGTTGGTATTTGGTACATTGTTATTTAGATGAAAAAACCGATAGGTTAGTGGCATCAAGTAAAACCAATAGATTTTTAGATAATAAAGTGCTTACGGTTAATGAGTTTGATGAAGTAGATTTAATCGTGTCTCACCCATCAGATATCGGTATGAATGTTATAGTAAACAAAAAACATTCAGGTTTAATTTATAAAGACAACATTTTTAAAGATATAAGTGTTGGAGATAAGTTAAAAGGAATAGTTAAAAAAATTAGACCAGGTAATAAACTAGATATCTCTTTAGGGCAAATTGGTTATAGAAATATAGAGCCAAACGCAGAACGAATAATGCAAGAACTTCAAGATAATAGTGGATATTTAAATCTTACAGATAAGTCAAATCCAGAAGCTATTAAAGAAGTATTGCAAATGAGTAAGAAAAACTTTAAAAAGGCTATAGGTTCATTATATAAGCAACGTCAAATAGAAATAAAACCAGACGGTATTTATTTAGTTAAATGATAAATCAAGATACCATAGTCGCTTTAGCAACACCTTCTGGCGCTGGTGCAATTGCTGTTATACGTTTATCAGGTAAAGAAGCTATTTCTTTTGCAGATAGTTGTTTTAAATCGGTAAAAAGTAAAAAGTCATTAAAAAATCAAAAAACTCATACTATTCATTTAGGTCATATAGTTGATGGTAATAGAACAATTGACGAAGTTTTAGTATCCGTTTTTAAAAATCCAAACTCATATACTGGAGAAGATGTAGTTGAAATATCTTGTCATGGTTCAAATTACATTCAACAAGAAATCATTCAATTATTTCTGCGACAAGGATGTAGAATGGCATCTGCAGGAGAGTTTACCTTGCGAGCCTTTTTAAATGGAAAGTTAGATTTAAGTCAAGCTGAAGCAGTAGCCGATTTAATTGCAAGTGATAATGAAGCTTCTCACCAAATAGCAATGCAACAAATGCGTGGTGGTTTTTCTTCAGAAATTGCTAAACTTCGTGAAGAACTTTTAAATTTTGCATCTTTAATAGAATTAGAGCTAGATTTTGCAGAAGAAGATGTAGAATTTGCAGACAGAACTCAATTTAAAGAATTAATTGAACGTATTCGTTTTGTTTTAAAGCGATTAATTGATTCGTTTGCAGTAGGAAATGTGATTAAAAACGGAATTCCTGTTGCAATAGTAGGAGAGCCTAACGTAGGTAAATCTACACTTTTAAACGCACTCTTAAATGAAGAACGCGCCATTGTAAGTGAGATAGCAGGAACAACCAGAGATACTATTGAAGATGAAATTTCAATAGGAGGTATAGGGTTTAGGTTTATTGATACTGCTGGTATTCGTGAAACGGAAGATGTTGTAGAGAGTATTGGAATTAAAAAAACCTTTGAGAAAATTGAACAAGCCCAAGTTGTAATTTATTTATTTGATAGTACTAAGTTTGAATCACAATGCAATTTATTTAAAGTAGAACTTGAAAAAATAAAAAATAAATACCCTTTAAAACCACTTATAATTCTTGCTAATAAAGTTGATAAAATTGATGATACTCAACTTGCCAAAATGCAAGAGGAAATTACAGATATTAAGTTTTTATCAGCTAAAACAGGTTTTGGAGTAGAGCAATTAACCAGTACATTATTGAATTTAATAAACACTGGGGCGTTACGAAATAATGAAACCATTGTAACAAATTCTAGACATTATGATGCTTTATTAAAAGCTTTTGAAGAAATAGATAAAGTTAAAGAAGGTCTAGAAACAGGTTTGTCTGGAGATTTATTAGCAATAGACATTCGTCAGGCTCTATATCATTTTGGTGAAATTACTGGAGAAATCACAAGCGACGATTTATTAGGGAATATTTTCGCTAATTTCTGTATCGGGAAGTAACTTACTTTCTTTTATTTGTTAATGAATTGATTTTATTGACTTTACATAATTTAATCTTCTTTTATTTGTTGCTTTTTTGCTCTTTTTTAATTAAATTTGTTGTATATCTGTTGCCTTAAATACGGATTTGTTGCCCAAATCTGTTGGCGATAAGATTGGCGAAATGATGCACCATATTGCCCCACGTTGCACCATAACGCTACATAAAGCACCATTTATGAGCAGTAATTTATACATCCCAAAAACCTGTAAGCATTGCGGTAATGCTTTTACCGCACGTACAACAGTAACTAAATACTGTGGTGATACTTGCGCTAAAAAAGCTTATAAGGCACGTAAGCGTAAAGAAAAAATTCAAGCTACTCTTACAAAGGATATGCGGCAACAAAAAGAAGCTGTTCAAGTTTCCAATCCAAATGCAGTAAACAATAAAGATTTTTTAAGTGTTACAGAAGCTTCTCAATTAATTGGTGTAAGTAGATGGACCATTCAAAGAATGATACAACAAGGACGTTTAAAAGCAGTTCCTTTTGGTAGAAAACGCATTGTTGCCAGATGGCAAATAGAAAACTTATTTAACTAATCTCTTATGAAAGTAACTTTAAGACAACGCAAGAAGAACAATAAAATTAGTCTGTATTTAGATTACTATCATAAAGGAAAACGTAAAACCGAGTATTTACGCTTATACCTTACACCTAATCCTAAAACTAAAACCGAAAGAGAGGTTAATAAGAAAACCAAGCAATTAGCAGAAACTATTTGTGCGCAAAGACAGATAGAAATACAAAACGGCATCTATGGATTTCAAGACATCGAAAAGCTAAAAGGTAGTTTTATTACTTATGTTACAGCATTAGCAGAAAAGAAAAATACAAGTTCTGGTAACTATGGGAATTGGAACAGTATGCTAAAACATTTAAAAAAGTTTTGTCCAACTGATGTTAGTTTTCAAGATATAGACAAATCATTTGTTGAGCGTTTCAAAGAGTATTTAGATAAAGATGCAATAGGTAGAGCAGGTAAGCAATTGTCTCAAAATTCAAAATATTCATATTTCGGGAAATTTTCAGCAGCATTAAAACAGGCTGTAAAGGATGGTATATTAAAAGTAAATCCTGCAAATGGTGTTGAATACTTTAAACAAGGCGAACCTCAACGAGAATTTTTAACGCTTGATGAATTACAAAAAGTAGTTAATACAGAATGTGAACTGCCTATTTTAAAGAATGCTTTTATTTTTTCAGCTTTAACCGGATTACGTTGGTCAGATATTGAAAAACTAATATGGTCAGAAATCCAGCACTCTAAAGAAATGGGATATTATATCAGATTTAGACAAAAGAAAACTAAAGGTGTTGAAACCTTACCAATATCAGACCAAGCAAGAAATTTATTAGGAGAAAAAGGTAATCCAGATGATAAAGTGTTTGATGGTTTGCATTATAGTGCCTGGTCTAACTTAAAGCTACAACAATGGATGATGAAAGCAGGTATTACTAAAAATATAACCTTCCATTGCGCGCGCCATACCTACGCTACCTTACAATTAACTTTGGGTACAGACATATATACAGTATCAAAATTATTAGGTCATAAAGAATTACGCACTACACAGATATATGCTAAAGTAATTGACGATAAAAAGAAAGAAGCGGCTAACCGTATTCAACTGGATTTATAATGAAAGGAAGTGTATTTTCAAGTTTGGTTTCTATAACCAATGGCTTACATAGAGATAATAGACAAAAAAAGGATTTTAAATACCTACTGTCTGATTTTAAATTGAATCCAAAAGCCAATAATGCAGTTTTTAAAGTAAACTTTAAAAAGCCTTTAAATGCGAAAAAAGAATACTACCAAAAGGTAATATTTAATGAAACAGAAAATACAGTAGCATCTTTTGTAAAGGAATTTCCTAAAAATGCAACTACATCAGAAAATAAATATAGCTTTACTATTCTTCTTAATAAATTTGATAAGTACTTAAATGACATTGCAACTTATATCAATAAAAGAGGAATAACAGCAGATTTAAATAATGATGACAATCATATCATAAACTACTTAAAAGTGTCTGCTATAAGATTGTATGCTGAACTACAAGAGCAATACGGTCA containing:
- a CDS encoding nicotinate-nucleotide adenylyltransferase, translating into MKKLILGLLIFGLTTQVYSQNIETEELEETVISINYKYLNAVDSLSTPIAVKRLEEKVINYDSSELAELYVDKNDTYSVSFYIPEGKIVAAYDIDGKIVRTIEKYNNIKLPLVVTQAITKRFPNWGIIEDVYLIKFHCDEDHLKQVYKVKLKNEDEIMTVKTNEKGEFI
- a CDS encoding nitronate monooxygenase family protein; this translates as MITKLLNIKYPIIQAPMFLVSNVAMVKEAMNGGIAGCIPALNYRTLDELRVALKELKAAKPEGGSFGFNLIVNKSNVKYKGQLEVICEEGCDFIITSLGSPEETIKQAHKAGIKVFCDVVDLKFAKKVEDLGADAIIAVNNEAGGHRGNISPEQLIKELSSNCRIPVISAGGVGCKADIDKMISYGADGVSVGSPFIASIEANVTDEYKQACVDYGSEDIVMTERISGTPCTVINTPYVKKIGTKQTWLESVLNKNKKLKKWVKMIRFSIGMNATKNAATKATYKTVWVAGPSIEHTKEILPTKEIIKRLVS
- a CDS encoding GNAT family N-acetyltransferase is translated as MTAPNLENNRVKLTLLDLSNYKHLTQIAQQEKLVQYSPTKVDTPEDLKDYVQTAVDNYYHKTAIPFIIFDKQKNAHAGCTRYMNINWKNKVLEIGSTWIGREFQGTGLNKNMKFLMLEYAFETLKFDKVAFRADERNIPSRKAIEKIGATLEGILRKDILMLDGFKRNTCCYGILKEEWPDIKTTIFNDLYH
- a CDS encoding alpha/beta hydrolase, translated to MNSAEKEISYTSIKPYNTLNSLTKKTKNVWFVCHGMGYLSRYFIQYFKGLNTDENYIIAPQAPNTYYQGKDFKHVGASWLTRENTKTEIKNILEYFNAILNAENIPEDVNLIVFGYFQGVSVASRFVAKKQMQCSQLVLHSGGIPKELKSDDFKFLKAKVSLIYGDKDEYITKERLEYENTRAKELFGKDVTIINFDGVHEVNTKIINNLV
- a CDS encoding PaaI family thioesterase — encoded protein: MNLTKAEILEKANNSFKNTLMETLNIEMVDYGDDFLVARMPVNSRVYQPDGVLHGGATAALAESVGSFASHIFMDTEKLFVRGTEITANHLKSVREGFVYARATFLHKGRTTQLLDIRVTDEADNLISICKLSTISLPKK
- a CDS encoding chorismate-binding protein; this encodes MTSEDFFERINRQYNNNLPFVIYRKPNDSNVNGLLQSNDNLFFANNFTEKGFVFSPFDELEKTVLIPSKVSESLCVSNVTSSAVETSHYENNVEDEVQKHQHIELVNKGIEAIKNEAFKKVVLSRQETVNLSRTNPISIFKNLLYKYKSAFVYCWYHPKVGLWLGATPETLIKIEGNRFSIMALAGTQDYKGTLDVVWKNKEKQEQQFVTDFIINNLKPSVESYKVSDLETVKAGNLVHLKTIISAQLKPNINLQEVISVLHPTPAVCGLPKESAKEFILKHEEYNREFYTGFLGELNFEKTVAPRSGRRNIENRAYAVTKKSTQLYVNLRCMQIKDKQAIIYVGGGITESSNAESEWQETVSKSLVIKNVL
- the menD gene encoding 2-succinyl-5-enolpyruvyl-6-hydroxy-3-cyclohexene-1-carboxylic-acid synthase; this translates as MTYPKIPLAQTVVQLCKAKNIKHIIISPGSRNAPLTIGFTNDSYFKCYSIVDERAAAFFALGIAQQLQEPTAVLCTSGSALLNYYPAVAEAFYSNIPLVILSADRPKHLIGIGDGQTIHQKNVFENHILFSANLKLDLKDEKNVPEQEELPILKNLENKFERLLGLQKDIQIYNEESINSTINISILKKGPVHINIPLDEPLYETVDKLSVSPKAIDAIIKPSKIEDHIIQSCLEDWNNATRKMILVGVNNPNEIDNKWLDELAEDDSVIVFTETTSNLHHPSFFPSIDQIIAPLSSDEQKQLQPDILITLGGLIVSKKIKQLLRKYKPKQHWHIDSKMANDTFFCLNNHIETTPNQFFEAFLPKVTHYVKSNYKTIWTNTKNTRLKKHKDYLEVIPYSDFTVFNEILKAIPNTYILQVSNSSAIRYTQLFEINKSLEVYCNRGTSGIDGSTSTAVGCAVANTKPTVFITGDLSFLYDSNALWNNYIPKSFRVIVVNNQGGGIFRILPGHKNTENFNTYFETNHNHTAEHLCNMYGFKYESVSNKEDLKASLKSFYTEEDKPKLLEIFTPKNINDEVLLNYFEFIK
- a CDS encoding DUF2853 family protein, whose protein sequence is MSKRDELIAKYASDLKDKCGVKPDMDLLTKVTIGCGPSIYNADAATVSSSDESELATVKKNFLIKKLGLKDSSDLDKAIDSVMETYGKSNRNKYRAVVYYLLTKHFKKESVY
- a CDS encoding S1 RNA-binding domain-containing protein, with the translated sequence MIKLGEINTLEILRETDHGVYLIDDEDNEVLLPNRYVPESFKIWDKLEVFVYLDNEERPVATTDMPYIMKGDFALLRCNQVTDYGAFLDWGLVKELFCPFKEQAFKMKPGGWYLVHCYLDEKTDRLVASSKTNRFLDNKVLTVNEFDEVDLIVSHPSDIGMNVIVNKKHSGLIYKDNIFKDISVGDKLKGIVKKIRPGNKLDISLGQIGYRNIEPNAERIMQELQDNSGYLNLTDKSNPEAIKEVLQMSKKNFKKAIGSLYKQRQIEIKPDGIYLVK
- the mnmE gene encoding tRNA uridine-5-carboxymethylaminomethyl(34) synthesis GTPase MnmE produces the protein MINQDTIVALATPSGAGAIAVIRLSGKEAISFADSCFKSVKSKKSLKNQKTHTIHLGHIVDGNRTIDEVLVSVFKNPNSYTGEDVVEISCHGSNYIQQEIIQLFLRQGCRMASAGEFTLRAFLNGKLDLSQAEAVADLIASDNEASHQIAMQQMRGGFSSEIAKLREELLNFASLIELELDFAEEDVEFADRTQFKELIERIRFVLKRLIDSFAVGNVIKNGIPVAIVGEPNVGKSTLLNALLNEERAIVSEIAGTTRDTIEDEISIGGIGFRFIDTAGIRETEDVVESIGIKKTFEKIEQAQVVIYLFDSTKFESQCNLFKVELEKIKNKYPLKPLIILANKVDKIDDTQLAKMQEEITDIKFLSAKTGFGVEQLTSTLLNLINTGALRNNETIVTNSRHYDALLKAFEEIDKVKEGLETGLSGDLLAIDIRQALYHFGEITGEITSDDLLGNIFANFCIGK
- a CDS encoding helix-turn-helix domain-containing protein, giving the protein MPKSVGDKIGEMMHHIAPRCTITLHKAPFMSSNLYIPKTCKHCGNAFTARTTVTKYCGDTCAKKAYKARKRKEKIQATLTKDMRQQKEAVQVSNPNAVNNKDFLSVTEASQLIGVSRWTIQRMIQQGRLKAVPFGRKRIVARWQIENLFN
- a CDS encoding site-specific integrase: MKVTLRQRKKNNKISLYLDYYHKGKRKTEYLRLYLTPNPKTKTEREVNKKTKQLAETICAQRQIEIQNGIYGFQDIEKLKGSFITYVTALAEKKNTSSGNYGNWNSMLKHLKKFCPTDVSFQDIDKSFVERFKEYLDKDAIGRAGKQLSQNSKYSYFGKFSAALKQAVKDGILKVNPANGVEYFKQGEPQREFLTLDELQKVVNTECELPILKNAFIFSALTGLRWSDIEKLIWSEIQHSKEMGYYIRFRQKKTKGVETLPISDQARNLLGEKGNPDDKVFDGLHYSAWSNLKLQQWMMKAGITKNITFHCARHTYATLQLTLGTDIYTVSKLLGHKELRTTQIYAKVIDDKKKEAANRIQLDL